From the Meleagris gallopavo isolate NT-WF06-2002-E0010 breed Aviagen turkey brand Nicholas breeding stock chromosome 17, Turkey_5.1, whole genome shotgun sequence genome, one window contains:
- the PUS1 gene encoding tRNA pseudouridine synthase A translates to MPHLLQRHQRLKQNRNLGSSQFKTIEDDLVSALVQSGCIPENHGEDMKKMSFQRCARTDKGVSAAGQIVSLKVRLIDDILEKINNHLPSHIRILGLKRVTGGFNSKNKCDARTYAYMLPTFAFAHKDHDVQEEAYRLSRETLEKVNSLLACYKGTHNFHNFTSQKGPKDPSARRYIMEMYCGEPFVRENIEFAVIKVKGQSFMMHQIRKMIGLVIAIVKGYAPESVIERSWGEEKVDVPKAPGLGLVLERVHFEKYNRRFGNDGLHEPLEWKEEEEKIAVFKEQYIYPTIINTEREEKSMMSWLSTLSIHDFNSSAAEMEANKKNSKNSDVEGSDGCDGDSD, encoded by the exons ATGCCCCATCTCTTGCAGCGACATCAAAGGCTGAAGCAGAAC AGAAATCTGGGCTCTTCGCAGTTCAAGACCATCGAAGATGATTTGGTGTCTGCCCTCGTGCAGTCCGGCTGCATCCCAGAAAACCACGGTGAAGACATGAAGAAGATGTCGTTCCAGCGCTGTGCTCGGACAGATAAG GGTGTGTCTGCAGCTGGACAGATTGTGTCGCTAAAGGTCAGGCTAATAGATGACATCTTAGAAAAGATCAATAACCATCTTCCTTCTCATATCAGAATTCTGG GGCTGAAGAGAGTCACTGGGGGATTCAACTCCAAGAACAAATGTGATGCCAGAACCTACGCCTACATGCTGCCGACGTTTGCCTTTGCCCATAAAGACCACGATGTGCAAGAAGAGGCGTATCGACTCAGCAGAGAGACCCTTGAAAAAGTCAACAGCCTGCTCGCTTGCTATAAAGGAACGCACAACTTCCACAACTTCACTTCTCAGAAGGGACCCAAGGACCCCAGCGCCAGGAGATACATAATGGAGATGTACTGCGGGGAGCCCTTTGTGAGGGAAAACATAGAATTCGCCGTGATCAAAGTGAAAGGGCAGAGCTTCATGATGCACCAGATAAGGAAAATGATTGGACTGGTGATAGCTATTGTGAAAGGTTATGCTCCTGAGTCTGTTATAGAGCGCAGCTGGGGAGAGGAGAAAGTGGATGTCCCCAAAGCTCCTGGGCTTGGTCTGGTCTTGGAAAGAGTGCACtttgaaaaatacaacagaCGTTTTGGAAATGATGGGCTGCACGAGCCGCTGGagtggaaggaggaggaggagaagattGCAGTTTTCAAAGAGCAGTATATCTATCCTACCATTATTAACACAGAAAGGGAGGAGAAGTCCATGATGAGCTGGCTAAGCACCCTCTCCATTCATGACTTCAACTCTTCTGCTGCTGAGATGGAAGCTAACAAGAAAAATTCAAAG AACAGTGATGTTGAAGGCAGTGATGGTTGTGATGGTGATTCTGACTGA